One part of the Lycium ferocissimum isolate CSIRO_LF1 chromosome 8, AGI_CSIRO_Lferr_CH_V1, whole genome shotgun sequence genome encodes these proteins:
- the LOC132066712 gene encoding uncharacterized protein LOC132066712 — protein MEMEPSYYSVLGVNVDSSDEEIRRAYRKLAMQWHPDKWTRTPSLLGEAKRKFQQIQEAYSVLSDQKKRMMYDAGLYDPEEDEDEGFGDFLQEMVSRMEDARKEDKNYSMEELQSMFWEMAQGFETCNWSSFSQQQNFESPLWFCGSSLAYDNPRTSRTAQLDANLADRNPFFDFSSLHMHGANRFCR, from the exons ATGGAGATGGAACCATCATATTATAGTGTTCTTGGTGTTAATGTAGACTCTTCTGATGAAGAAATTAGAAGGGCTTATAGAAAGCTAGCTATG CAATGGCACCCTGATAAATGGACAAGGACACCATCATTATTAGGTGAAGCTAAGAGGAAGTTTCAGCAAATTCAAGAAGCATATTCAG TGTTGTCAGATCAAAAGAAGAGAATGATGTATGATGCAGGCTTGTATGACCCTGAAGAAGATGAGGATGAg GGATTTGGTGATTTTCTGCAAGAAATGGTATCTCGAATGGAAGATGCAAGGAAAGAG GACAAAAATTATAGTATGGAGGAGTTACAAAGCATGTTTTGGGAAATGGCTCAAGGCTTTGAAACTTGTAATTGGTCTAGCTTCTCTCAACAACAAAACTTTGAGTCTCCACTATGGTTTTGTGGTTCTTCTTTGGCTTATGATAACCCCAGAACTTCAAGGACAGCTCAGTTGGATGCAAATTTGGCAGACAGAAATCCCTTTTTTGATTTCTCAAGCTTGCATATGCACGGAGCTAACCGTTTCTGCAGATAA
- the LOC132066131 gene encoding uncharacterized protein LOC132066131, with translation MKPAPIIAQPNEGGNVKVAGHVQATMNVGTQVVNLSPPQATSSKPQEKEASWNEVPKKSAAKGTQILQKPPVRSLNGFSPLADNIGINPHMVQNAPSSSGHGSQVRESEVGIQLHAINKSSDMELEHKVHQALAGKLIKKIVYGWQWRSNYNSVGRGRIWVLWDPSYIVYTEIASTEQFIHGSVLVKDMNIRFLFTSVYGLHTIEDRKPLWCDLGNLSTTIQGPWLIIGDFNTITRTQDRINGSEMKDLEVRDFRKFIFYHALSELLTDRRLYAWSNGTICSKIDRALINAEWMLHSPFLNVTARQPLFSDHSPMCLEIERHPEKVARHFKFFNCLARHGDFLKVVATGWNTQARVNLMERVWRKLKATSKRELKQLNTKEFNDIASKFQLAKDQLLAIQEQIKDGQQQQLLEQEKELRKQFEKWTNIEESVMPRKSRIQWLKLGDSNTAYFHANLKSMETLNYKIRLLVNADGEGDYVLNRTQQLMLIEPIIDKEIWQAMKDIDDLKAIGIDGFNAVFFQKAWTIVGEEISAAIIEFFDIQQLYNPMNCANVILIPKARNLTTIKNL, from the exons ATGAAACCTGCTCCAATAATTGCTCAACCAAATGAAGGGGGGAATGTCAAGGTTGCTGGACATGTTCAGGCTACTATGAATGTAGGGACACAAGTTGTGAACCTTTCACCACCGCAAGCAACCTCTTCTAAACCACAAGAGAAAGAGGCTAGTTGGAATGAAGTACCCAAGAAATCTGCTGCAAAAGGAACTCAAATACTGCAAAAACCACCAGTGAGATCCCTAAATGGTTTCAGTCCGTTAGCTGATAATATTGGAATAAATCCTCACATGGTGCAGAATGCCCCAAGCAGTAGTGGCCATGGTAGTCAGGTTAGAGAAAGTGAGGTCGGGATTCAGCTACACGCTATCAATAAATCTAGTGACATGGAAT TAGAACATAAAGTGCACCAAGCTTTGGCTGGAAAGTTGATCAAGAAGATTGTTTACGGATGGCAATGGCGCTCAAACTACAATTCTGTTGGCAGGGGCAGAATCTGGGTTCTATGGGATCCATCTTATATAGTATACACTGAAATTGCTAGTACTGAACAATTCATACATGGTTCTGTCTTGGTGAAAGATATGAATATTAGATTCTTATTTACATCAGTGTATGGGTTGCACACTATTGAAGACAGGAAACCTTTATGGTGTGATCTAGGGAACTTGTCAACCACTATACAGGGCCCTTGGTTGATAATCGGTGATTTTAACACAATCACTCGCACTCAAGACAGGATTAATGGTAGTGAGATGAAAGATCTGGAAGTTCGAGACTTCAGaaagtttattttttatcatGCTCTCTCAGAACTATTAACTGATAGAAGACTGTATGCATGGAGTAATGGCACTATATGCAGCAAAATAGATAGAGCTCTCATTAATGCTGAATGGATGCTTCATAGCCCATTTCTTAATGTTACTGCTAGACAGCCTCTATTTTCAGATCATTCTCCAATGTGTTTGGAAATTGAGAGGCATCCTGAGAAAGTAGCTAGGCactttaaattctttaattgcCTTGCACGCCATGGTGATTTTCTGAAGGTTGTGGCTACTGGATGGAACACACAAGCAAGGGTAAACCTCATGGAAAGGGTATGGAGGAAATTAAAAGCTACCAGCAAGAGGGAACTGAAACAACTTAATACCAAGGAGTTCAATGATATTGCATCCAAATTTCAACTTGCAAAAGATCAGCTGCTAGCAATTCAAGAACAAATAAAAGAtggtcaacaacaacaattacttGAGCAGGAAAAGGAGTTAAGGAAACAGTTTGAGAAGTGGACTAATATTGAAGAGAGTGTTATGCCACGAAAATCCAGAATTCAGTGGCTGAAACTTGGTGATTCCAACACTGCATACTTTCATGCAAATTTGAAAAGCATGGAAACACTGAATTATAAGATCAGATTGTTAGTAAATGCAGATGGGGAGG GGGATTATGTACTTAACAGGACACAACAACTCATGCTGATTGAACCTATCATTGATAAGGAAATCTGGCAAGCTATGAAAGATATAGATGATTTGAAAGCAATTGGAATAGATGGATTCAATGCTGTATTTTTCCAGAAAGCCTGGACTATAGTTGGGGAGGAGATAAGTGCAGCAATTATAGAGTTCTTTGACATACAACAGTTGTACAACCCAATGAATTGTGCTAATGTCATACTTATACCTAAAGCCAGAAATCTCACTACTATCAAGAATTTATAA